The genomic DNA GCGGACCGGACCCGGACCGGCGGGGGCGGCGCCGCGCTCAGCGGTGCCGGAGCAGGACGACCAGCCCGCCGGCCCAGAAGCCGATCACCGAGCCGATCAGCAGCGGCCGGGCCAGTACCACGCCGGCGGCCAGCATCACCCCGGAGACGGCGACCAGGACGCCCAGCCCGCCGAGGACGAGCTGCGCCGTGAGCCGGGGCCGGCGCGGCCGGTAGAGCCGCATGGTGCGCAGCTCCCGGTCGAGCAGCCGGGAGTCGCTGCGCAGCCTGGCCTCGATCTGGGCGAGGATCCGCCGTTCGCGTCCGGACAGTACGGGTTCGTCCACCGGCCCCACCTCCGCACGACGCGTTCGCGATGACGTACACCTCTGCTGCCCGGTGCGGAAGGCTCCGACACCGCGAAACCGGCCGACGGACCGTCGGAAACGCGCGTCAACA from Kitasatospora terrestris includes the following:
- a CDS encoding DUF3040 domain-containing protein, whose translation is MDEPVLSGRERRILAQIEARLRSDSRLLDRELRTMRLYRPRRPRLTAQLVLGGLGVLVAVSGVMLAAGVVLARPLLIGSVIGFWAGGLVVLLRHR